One genomic region from Streptomyces sp. NBC_01431 encodes:
- a CDS encoding ABC transporter ATP-binding protein: MQRLSAESVTLGYDQRVIAEDLSVEIPDHSFTVIVGPNACGKSTLLRALSRMLKPSQGRVLLDGRSIHSLPAKKVARTLGLLPQSSIAPDGITVGDLVARGRYPHQGLLRQWSPEDERIVQESMDATGVGGLGERYVDELSGGQRQRVWIAMALAQQTPLLLLDEPTTFLDIQHQLEVLDLCAELHEEQGRTLVAVLHDLNQAARYATHLIAMRDGRVVAEGAPSSVVTAELVERVFGVRCQVIPDPETGTPLVVPAARRGAGAVVAG, translated from the coding sequence GAGATCCCGGACCACTCGTTCACCGTGATCGTCGGGCCCAACGCCTGCGGCAAGTCGACGCTGCTGCGGGCGCTGTCGCGGATGCTCAAGCCGAGCCAGGGGCGGGTGCTGCTCGACGGGCGGTCCATCCACTCGCTGCCCGCGAAGAAGGTCGCCAGGACGCTCGGGCTGCTCCCGCAGTCCTCGATCGCGCCGGACGGGATCACCGTGGGCGACTTGGTGGCGCGCGGTCGCTACCCGCACCAGGGGCTGCTGCGGCAGTGGTCGCCCGAGGACGAGCGCATCGTGCAGGAGTCGATGGACGCGACGGGGGTGGGCGGTCTCGGCGAGCGGTACGTCGATGAGCTGTCCGGCGGGCAGCGCCAGCGGGTCTGGATCGCCATGGCGCTGGCCCAGCAGACGCCGCTGCTGCTGCTCGACGAGCCGACGACGTTCCTCGACATCCAGCACCAACTGGAGGTCCTCGATCTGTGCGCGGAGTTGCACGAGGAGCAGGGGCGCACCCTGGTCGCGGTGCTGCACGACCTCAACCAGGCGGCGCGTTACGCCACGCACCTCATCGCGATGCGGGACGGGCGGGTCGTGGCGGAGGGGGCGCCGTCCTCGGTTGTCACGGCGGAGCTGGTCGAGCGGGTCTTCGGGGTGCGGTGCCAGGTGATTCCCGACCCTGAGACGGGGACGCCGCTGGTGGTGCCGGCGGCTCGGCGCGGGGCGGGCGCGGTGGTGGCCGGCTGA